Proteins from a genomic interval of Pseudomonas silesiensis:
- a CDS encoding cytochrome D1 domain-containing protein — protein sequence MIRSLLLSAATGLLLSACVQPPLRGTGDLGVVVERATGSVQIIESDTRTALARLEGFGDLSHASVVFSRDQRYAYVFGRDGGLSKIDLLTRRIEHRVIQGGNSIGGAISQDGKLIAVSNYVPGGVKVFDAKTLQLVADIPATPLADGSKRSRVVGLVDAPGQRFVFSLFDTGEIWTADFSQSSTPRISRFTDIGQQPYDALITPDGRYYMAGLFGEDGMAQLDLWHPERGVQRVLGDYGRGHVKLPVYKMPHLEGWAVADNQAFVPAVGHHQVLVMDSRTWKQTAVIPVAGQPVFVTSRPDGRQLWVNFAYPDNDRVQVIDSETHAVIADLRPGPAVLHMEFTARGDQLWLSLRDGGQVQVWDPYRLKLLGSLPATAPSGIFFSSRAQKMGY from the coding sequence ATGATCCGATCACTCCTGCTGTCAGCGGCGACCGGGCTGCTGTTGTCCGCTTGCGTCCAGCCACCGTTGCGCGGTACCGGCGATCTGGGGGTGGTGGTGGAGCGCGCCACGGGCAGCGTGCAAATCATCGAAAGCGACACCCGCACCGCCCTGGCCCGACTCGAGGGTTTCGGTGACCTGTCCCATGCCTCGGTGGTGTTCTCCCGCGACCAGCGCTACGCCTATGTGTTCGGCCGCGACGGCGGCTTGAGCAAAATCGATCTGCTGACCCGGCGCATCGAGCATCGAGTCATCCAGGGCGGCAACAGCATCGGCGGCGCCATCAGTCAGGACGGCAAGTTGATCGCGGTGTCCAACTACGTGCCCGGCGGGGTCAAGGTATTCGATGCCAAAACCCTGCAGTTGGTGGCCGACATTCCGGCCACGCCCCTGGCCGATGGCAGCAAACGCTCGCGGGTGGTCGGCCTGGTCGACGCCCCGGGACAACGCTTTGTCTTCAGCCTGTTCGATACCGGCGAAATCTGGACCGCCGACTTCAGCCAAAGCAGCACGCCCCGGATCAGCCGCTTCACCGACATCGGCCAGCAGCCCTACGACGCCCTTATCACCCCGGATGGACGCTACTACATGGCCGGGCTGTTCGGCGAGGACGGCATGGCGCAACTCGACCTCTGGCATCCGGAGCGCGGGGTGCAGCGGGTGCTCGGCGATTACGGACGCGGACACGTGAAACTGCCCGTCTACAAGATGCCGCACCTGGAAGGCTGGGCCGTCGCCGACAACCAGGCCTTCGTGCCCGCCGTCGGCCATCACCAGGTGCTGGTGATGGACTCGCGCACGTGGAAGCAGACTGCAGTCATCCCGGTCGCCGGCCAACCGGTGTTCGTCACGTCGCGGCCGGACGGTCGCCAGCTATGGGTCAACTTCGCCTACCCGGACAACGATCGGGTCCAGGTCATCGACAGCGAAACCCATGCTGTCATCGCCGACCTTCGACCGGGACCGGCCGTGTTGCACATGGAATTCACCGCCCGTGGCGACCAACTGTGGCTGTCGCTACGTGACGGCGGTCAGGTTCAGGTCTGGGATCCGTACCGGCTCAAGCTGCTGGGCAGCCTGCCGGCCACCGCGCCGAGCGGCATCTTCTTCAGCAGCCGCGCGCAAAAAATGGGGTATTGA
- a CDS encoding Lrp/AsnC family transcriptional regulator yields the protein MNLDLLSHQLIDRFQHGMPLCPEPYKEMARILGCRESQILACLQEMDQAGSLSRIGPVFEHSRAGASTLAALAVPAERLQQVAERVNQYPEVNHNYAREHFYNLWFVLTGPDRPHLDRVLKELERDTGLMPLDLPMVTAFRIDLGFALGETP from the coding sequence ATGAACCTGGACCTGCTCAGCCACCAACTGATCGACCGCTTCCAGCACGGCATGCCGCTGTGCCCGGAACCCTACAAGGAAATGGCGCGGATCCTCGGATGCCGCGAGTCGCAAATACTGGCCTGCCTGCAAGAAATGGATCAGGCCGGCAGCCTGTCACGCATCGGCCCGGTGTTCGAACACAGCCGCGCCGGGGCCAGCACCCTCGCCGCCCTCGCCGTGCCCGCCGAACGCCTGCAACAGGTCGCCGAACGCGTGAACCAATACCCGGAGGTCAATCACAACTACGCCCGGGAGCATTTCTACAACCTGTGGTTTGTGCTGACCGGCCCTGATCGCCCACACCTCGACCGGGTGCTCAAGGAGCTCGAGCGCGACACCGGCCTGATGCCGCTGGACCTGCCGATGGTGACCGCGTTTCGCATCGACCTCGGCTTCGCCCTGGGAGAAACCCCATGA
- a CDS encoding Lrp/AsnC family transcriptional regulator, whose translation MKPGLSAKQALALRRHLEAGLPRVSRPYQALAERIKGNEHQVLVQMHRWQAQGLFRRVGLVLNHRALGFTANAMLVLDVPDALIDEVGQRLGRVPGINLCYQRPRCLPQWRYNLFCMIHGRQRDQVEAQVQALLQAQLLSDLPHQLLFSSHAFKQCGGRYAPSPTGASLHG comes from the coding sequence ATGAAGCCCGGATTGAGCGCCAAACAGGCACTGGCCCTGCGTCGGCACCTGGAAGCCGGATTGCCGCGGGTGTCGCGGCCCTACCAGGCCCTCGCCGAACGGATCAAGGGCAACGAGCATCAGGTGCTCGTGCAGATGCACCGGTGGCAGGCGCAAGGACTGTTCCGTCGGGTCGGCCTGGTGCTCAACCATCGCGCCCTGGGGTTTACCGCCAACGCCATGCTGGTGCTGGATGTTCCGGACGCGCTGATCGATGAAGTCGGCCAGCGCCTGGGCCGGGTCCCCGGGATCAACCTCTGCTACCAACGCCCGCGGTGTTTGCCGCAGTGGCGCTACAACCTGTTCTGCATGATCCACGGGCGGCAACGGGACCAGGTCGAGGCGCAGGTTCAAGCGTTGCTGCAAGCACAACTGCTGAGCGACCTGCCCCATCAATTGCTGTTCAGCAGCCACGCCTTCAAACAATGCGGTGGACGCTATGCCCCCTCGCCAACAGGAGCATCCCTGCATGGATGA
- a CDS encoding Lrp/AsnC family transcriptional regulator: MDDLDRRLINRLQLGLPLVRHPWQALAAELDSSSHELLDRLHELLEDGVLTRFGPMFDIERLGGAFTLAALAVSEDRFDAVAEQLHALPEVAHNYRREHRWNMWFVLGCLTEQGIVETLQRIENMTGLPLLNLPKEETYHVGLYFPV, from the coding sequence ATGGATGATCTCGATCGTCGACTGATCAATCGTTTGCAACTGGGCCTGCCGCTGGTCCGCCATCCCTGGCAGGCCCTGGCCGCCGAACTGGACAGCAGCAGCCACGAATTGCTCGATCGTTTGCATGAATTGCTCGAGGACGGCGTGCTCACCCGATTCGGCCCGATGTTCGACATCGAACGCCTGGGTGGCGCCTTCACCCTCGCCGCGCTGGCGGTGTCGGAAGACCGTTTCGACGCGGTCGCCGAGCAACTGCATGCCCTGCCTGAAGTGGCGCACAACTATCGGCGCGAACACCGCTGGAACATGTGGTTCGTGCTTGGCTGCCTGACGGAACAAGGCATCGTCGAGACCCTGCAGCGCATCGAAAACATGACCGGCCTGCCGCTGCTCAACCTGCCTAAAGAGGAGACCTACCATGTCGGTCTGTACTTCCCGGTCTGA
- a CDS encoding Lrp/AsnC family transcriptional regulator, with amino-acid sequence MSVCTSRSEEALARHLIQLTQAGLPLLDDPWAWLAEQLDLSIESTLDLLKRLQAEGAIRRIAAVPNHYRLGYRHNGMTVWDVRDCDMPRLGALIGAQPFVSHCYRRPRRSAWRYNLFAMVHGRSSEEIDSYREHLRYLLGDACAADDMLVSTRILKKTGVRLPPTPR; translated from the coding sequence ATGTCGGTCTGTACTTCCCGGTCTGAAGAAGCGCTGGCCCGGCACCTGATCCAGCTGACCCAGGCCGGCCTGCCGTTGCTGGACGACCCTTGGGCCTGGCTCGCCGAACAGCTGGACCTGAGCATCGAGTCCACCCTGGATTTGCTCAAGCGCCTGCAGGCCGAGGGCGCCATCCGTCGTATCGCCGCCGTGCCCAACCACTATCGGCTCGGCTATCGCCACAACGGCATGACGGTCTGGGATGTACGGGACTGCGACATGCCGCGCCTCGGCGCCCTGATCGGCGCGCAACCTTTTGTCAGCCACTGCTATCGCCGGCCACGCCGCAGCGCGTGGCGCTACAACCTGTTCGCCATGGTCCACGGGCGCAGCAGTGAAGAAATCGACAGCTACCGCGAACACCTGCGCTATTTGTTGGGCGACGCCTGTGCCGCCGACGACATGCTGGTTAGCACCCGCATCCTGAAGAAAACCGGTGTGCGCCTGCCGCCAACGCCACGCTGA
- the nirJ gene encoding heme d1 biosynthesis radical SAM protein NirJ encodes MLRISQYLRALAGQAPAPRTSPPGSNRPPVVIWNLLRRCNLTCKHCYATSADSVFRDELDTTAALAVIDDLHDAGVKVLILSGGEPLLRDDLFVLSAYARGKGFFVALSTNGTLIDEHTIAQISAASFDYVGISIDGLEATHDAFRQLKGSFARSMQAIRLCREQGIRVGLRTTLTQENHQQLPALQAMMREYDVQKFYLSHLNYSGRGKRSRQLDALQQMSREAMTLIFERAWADIQQGRDSDFASGNNDADAILLLQWAALRLPEHYPRLENMLRAWGGNASGSGIANIDNTGEVHPDTYWWQHSVGNVRRTPFRTLWLERPDALLLRLREHPRVVGGRCAHCRWLPICNGNTRTRAWAEGDLWGQDPGCHLSDEEIGVPPPTLIPCITH; translated from the coding sequence ATGTTGAGGATCAGCCAATACCTGCGCGCGCTGGCCGGCCAGGCACCTGCGCCCCGGACCAGCCCACCGGGCAGCAACCGCCCGCCGGTGGTGATCTGGAACCTGCTGAGGCGCTGCAACCTGACCTGCAAGCACTGCTACGCCACGTCGGCTGACAGTGTCTTTCGCGACGAACTGGACACCACCGCCGCGCTGGCCGTGATCGATGACCTGCACGACGCCGGGGTGAAGGTGCTGATTCTTTCCGGCGGCGAGCCGCTGTTGCGCGACGATCTGTTCGTGCTCAGCGCCTATGCCAGGGGCAAGGGTTTCTTTGTTGCCCTGTCCACCAACGGCACGCTGATCGATGAGCACACTATCGCGCAGATCAGCGCCGCGAGTTTCGACTATGTCGGGATCAGCATCGATGGCCTGGAAGCCACCCATGATGCCTTCCGCCAACTCAAGGGCAGCTTCGCCCGGTCCATGCAGGCCATCCGCCTCTGCCGCGAACAGGGGATTCGCGTGGGGCTGCGCACCACCCTGACCCAGGAGAATCATCAGCAACTACCTGCGCTGCAGGCGATGATGCGCGAGTACGACGTGCAGAAGTTTTATCTGTCGCACCTCAACTACAGCGGTCGCGGCAAACGCAGTCGCCAACTCGACGCGCTACAGCAGATGAGCCGCGAGGCCATGACGCTGATTTTCGAACGCGCCTGGGCCGACATCCAACAGGGCCGCGACAGCGACTTTGCCAGCGGCAACAACGATGCCGACGCCATCCTCCTGCTGCAATGGGCAGCCCTGCGTCTGCCCGAGCATTACCCACGCCTGGAAAACATGCTCCGCGCCTGGGGCGGCAATGCCTCCGGCAGCGGCATCGCCAATATCGACAACACCGGCGAAGTGCACCCGGACACCTATTGGTGGCAGCACTCGGTGGGCAATGTGCGGCGTACGCCGTTTCGCACCTTGTGGCTGGAGCGGCCGGATGCCCTGCTGCTGCGACTGCGTGAACATCCCCGGGTGGTGGGCGGGCGCTGCGCCCATTGCCGCTGGCTGCCCATCTGCAACGGCAATACCCGCACCCGCGCCTGGGCCGAGGGCGATCTCTGGGGCCAGGACCCCGGTTGCCATCTCAGCGATGAAGAAATCGGAGTACCGCCGCCAACGCTCATCCCCTGCATCACCCACTGA
- the cobA gene encoding uroporphyrinogen-III C-methyltransferase: MPPSLALPPTLESSFRPGEVALVGAGPGDPRLLTLRAWSLLMQADAVVYDRLISPELLILIPLACARHYVGKASGCHSLPQEQINQLLADLADQGQRVVRLKGGDPFIFGRGAEELQYLLQRGIDCQVVPGITAASGCSAYAGIPLTHRDLVNSCRFITGHLQRDGDLSLPWSSLADGSQTLVFYMGLSNLGVIAERLIEAGLAADTPAALICNGTRPDQHVVRGVLRQLPSLALECPPGIATLTVIGEVVDLFATQQLDFPARFYPAQAQPRRSKVVA; this comes from the coding sequence ATGCCTCCATCACTTGCCCTACCGCCCACACTCGAGTCCTCGTTCAGGCCGGGTGAAGTTGCCCTGGTTGGCGCCGGCCCCGGTGATCCCCGCTTGCTGACCCTGCGCGCCTGGAGCCTGTTGATGCAGGCCGACGCCGTGGTGTACGACCGGCTGATCAGCCCCGAATTGCTGATCCTGATCCCCCTCGCCTGCGCCCGGCATTACGTCGGCAAGGCCAGCGGCTGCCACAGCCTGCCCCAGGAACAGATCAACCAACTGCTGGCCGACCTCGCCGATCAAGGGCAGCGCGTCGTCCGGCTCAAGGGCGGCGACCCGTTCATCTTCGGCCGCGGCGCCGAGGAGCTGCAGTACCTGCTGCAACGCGGCATCGACTGCCAGGTGGTTCCGGGCATCACCGCCGCGTCCGGCTGCAGCGCTTACGCGGGCATCCCGCTGACCCACCGCGATCTGGTCAACTCCTGCCGGTTCATTACCGGCCATTTGCAACGTGACGGCGACTTGTCGCTGCCGTGGAGCAGCCTCGCCGACGGTAGCCAGACCCTGGTGTTCTACATGGGCCTGTCGAACCTGGGGGTCATCGCCGAACGACTGATCGAAGCCGGGCTGGCAGCCGATACGCCGGCAGCGTTGATCTGCAATGGCACCCGTCCCGACCAGCATGTCGTCCGGGGTGTGCTGCGGCAGCTGCCGAGCCTGGCGCTGGAGTGTCCGCCGGGCATTGCGACATTGACGGTGATTGGCGAAGTGGTCGATCTGTTCGCCACGCAACAGCTGGATTTCCCGGCGCGCTTCTACCCCGCTCAAGCGCAGCCACGCCGCAGCAAGGTGGTGGCATGA
- a CDS encoding nitrite reductase has product MRRLALAPLLWLGAAHAGATIAPVEQAANDYREHCLSCHGANRFGAAGPALLPESLSRIKPDEIRRVIRDGRPASQMTGYAKVFTPAQIDGLADYLQQPPATPPTWSNDDIRGSHSMLVDVGKLPGTAQHGADPLNLFVVVEAGDHHISILDGDRFEVLARFASHFAVHGGPKFSPDGRFVYVASRDGWVSLYDLHNLKLIAEVRAGLNTRNLAVSKDGRWVLVGNYLPGNLVVLDARDLSLVKTIPATGLDGTASRVSAVYSAPPRDSFIVALKDVKEVWELSWAGTPDFVPRRIQAGDVLDDFSFSPDYKQLLATSRKAKGGQVIDLDSGKVVTDIPLPGMPHLGSGTYWKRNGEWVFATPNISKGLISVIDFKTWRLIKEIPTLGPGFFMRSHVNSRYAWSDVFFGPDNDAIHLIDKQTLEIAHTLRPMPGKTAAHIEFTRDGRYLLLSIWATDGALIVYDSNTLAEIKRIPMNKPSGKYNVGNKIEFVEGTSH; this is encoded by the coding sequence ATGAGACGCCTGGCGCTGGCCCCGTTGTTATGGCTCGGCGCGGCCCATGCCGGCGCTACGATTGCGCCAGTTGAACAGGCCGCGAACGACTACCGGGAACATTGCCTGAGTTGCCATGGGGCCAACCGGTTCGGCGCAGCAGGCCCGGCGTTGCTCCCGGAAAGCCTGAGCCGGATCAAGCCCGACGAAATCCGCAGGGTGATCCGCGACGGTCGCCCGGCGAGCCAGATGACCGGGTATGCCAAGGTGTTCACGCCCGCGCAGATCGACGGGTTGGCGGACTACCTGCAGCAACCGCCCGCCACCCCACCGACCTGGAGTAACGATGACATTCGCGGCAGTCATTCGATGCTGGTCGATGTCGGCAAGCTGCCGGGCACGGCCCAGCATGGTGCCGATCCCCTGAACCTGTTTGTGGTGGTAGAGGCCGGCGATCATCACATCAGCATCCTCGACGGCGATCGGTTCGAGGTGCTGGCGCGCTTTGCGTCGCACTTCGCGGTGCATGGCGGGCCGAAGTTCTCGCCGGACGGACGCTTCGTCTACGTCGCCTCGCGCGATGGCTGGGTCAGCCTGTACGACCTGCACAACCTGAAGCTGATCGCCGAAGTCCGCGCCGGGCTCAATACCCGCAACCTCGCGGTGAGCAAGGATGGCCGTTGGGTGCTGGTCGGCAACTATCTGCCCGGCAACCTGGTGGTGCTCGATGCCCGTGATCTGTCACTGGTGAAAACCATCCCGGCGACCGGACTGGACGGTACCGCGTCGCGGGTCAGTGCGGTCTATTCCGCCCCGCCCCGCGACAGCTTCATCGTGGCGCTCAAGGACGTGAAGGAAGTCTGGGAGCTGTCCTGGGCCGGCACACCGGACTTCGTACCGCGACGGATCCAGGCCGGGGATGTGCTGGACGACTTTTCCTTTTCGCCAGACTACAAGCAGTTGCTGGCCACTTCGCGCAAGGCCAAGGGTGGTCAGGTGATCGACCTCGATAGCGGCAAGGTGGTCACCGACATACCGTTGCCGGGGATGCCGCACCTGGGGTCGGGGACCTACTGGAAACGCAACGGTGAGTGGGTATTCGCCACGCCGAACATCAGCAAGGGCCTGATCTCGGTCATCGATTTCAAGACCTGGCGCCTGATCAAGGAAATCCCGACCCTGGGGCCGGGTTTCTTCATGCGCAGCCACGTCAATTCACGGTATGCCTGGAGCGATGTGTTCTTCGGCCCCGACAACGATGCGATCCACCTGATCGACAAACAGACCCTGGAAATCGCCCACACCCTGCGCCCGATGCCCGGCAAGACCGCCGCCCACATCGAGTTCACCCGCGATGGCCGCTACCTGCTGCTGAGCATCTGGGCCACCGACGGCGCGCTGATCGTGTACGACAGCAACACCCTCGCGGAGATCAAACGCATCCCGATGAACAAACCGTCGGGTAAGTACAACGTGGGCAACAAGATTGAGTTTGTCGAGGGGACGTCGCATTAA
- a CDS encoding SDR family NAD(P)-dependent oxidoreductase yields the protein MQTEFQDRLAVITGASSGIGLALCGALLARGAKVLTMSRTAGELPALKEIYGERLQWCAGDVTCQDDLQQLARRAAVLGPVAWLVPCAGIAEMADSLDMPAFQRQWAVNGAGALNTLAALRGELASPASVVFVGSFLTGSSFPGLAAYIAGKAALAAQARTLAVEFARYDVRINLVSPGPTATSMWDHLGLSEKELDDVADTLGKRLLPGHFLDASAVANVIIFQLSQGARGVYGQDWKVDNGYTLS from the coding sequence ATGCAAACCGAGTTTCAGGATCGTCTGGCGGTGATCACCGGCGCCAGTTCCGGGATTGGCCTGGCGTTGTGCGGCGCGCTGTTGGCCCGTGGCGCCAAGGTGCTGACGATGTCGCGTACCGCCGGTGAATTGCCGGCCCTGAAAGAGATCTACGGTGAGCGATTGCAATGGTGCGCCGGGGACGTCACCTGCCAGGACGACCTGCAGCAGTTGGCGCGGCGAGCCGCGGTACTGGGCCCGGTGGCCTGGCTGGTGCCCTGCGCGGGGATTGCCGAAATGGCCGACAGTCTGGACATGCCGGCCTTCCAGCGCCAGTGGGCGGTCAACGGTGCCGGGGCGTTGAACACCCTGGCGGCGTTGCGCGGTGAACTGGCGAGCCCGGCCTCGGTGGTGTTTGTCGGCAGTTTCCTCACAGGCTCGAGCTTTCCCGGCCTGGCGGCCTACATCGCCGGCAAGGCCGCGCTGGCGGCGCAGGCGCGCACATTGGCGGTAGAGTTCGCGCGGTATGACGTGCGCATCAACCTGGTCTCCCCGGGACCGACCGCAACCTCGATGTGGGACCACCTGGGGTTGAGTGAAAAGGAGCTCGACGACGTCGCCGACACCCTCGGCAAACGTCTGCTGCCCGGGCATTTTCTCGATGCGTCGGCGGTGGCCAATGTGATTATCTTCCAGCTGTCCCAAGGCGCCCGCGGGGTCTATGGCCAGGACTGGAAGGTCGACAATGGCTACACCTTGAGCTGA
- a CDS encoding nitrous oxide reductase accessory protein NosL, translated as MSAFYLTTVRAMAGLMVCLLLAACDKPAQASLSEAAVAFHPSDECHVCGMIINGFPGPKGEVVERSGIRKFCSTAEMIGWWLQPENQHRNARLYVHDMGRSLWNAPDDAHLIDARDAFYVAGTSLKGAMGVVLASFSSRQAADRLVAEQGGRVLRFSEIDQALLQQQPPSTHSSH; from the coding sequence ATGAGTGCGTTTTATCTGACGACGGTACGTGCCATGGCGGGCCTGATGGTCTGCCTGCTGTTGGCGGCCTGTGACAAGCCCGCGCAAGCGTCCTTGAGTGAGGCCGCGGTAGCCTTTCATCCCAGTGATGAATGCCATGTCTGCGGGATGATCATCAATGGCTTCCCCGGGCCCAAGGGGGAAGTGGTCGAACGCAGCGGGATCCGGAAATTTTGCTCCACGGCGGAAATGATCGGCTGGTGGTTGCAACCGGAAAACCAGCATCGCAATGCCCGGTTGTATGTCCACGACATGGGCCGCAGCCTGTGGAATGCGCCGGATGACGCCCACCTGATCGATGCCAGGGACGCCTTTTACGTGGCGGGCACCTCGCTCAAGGGCGCGATGGGCGTGGTGTTGGCGTCGTTCTCCAGTCGCCAGGCCGCCGACAGGTTGGTGGCGGAACAGGGCGGGCGGGTGCTGCGCTTCAGCGAGATCGATCAGGCGCTGCTGCAGCAACAGCCCCCATCGACGCATTCGAGCCATTGA
- a CDS encoding ABC transporter permease: MNPIWNMARKEFNDGLRNRWLLAISLLFAVLATGIAWLGAAASGQVGFTSVPATIASLASLATFLMPLIALLLAYDAIVGEDESGTLLLLLTYPLGRGHILLGKFVGHGLILALATLIGFGCAMLAIALLVDEVELSLLLWAFGRFMLSSTLLGWGFLGLAYGLSSVSAEKSTAAGLALGVWFFFVLVFDLALLALLVLSEGQFNPKILPWLLLLNPADIYRLINLSGFEPGANTAGVLTLGSDLPMPGAMLWLCLSLWVAAPLAAAWLLFRRRAT; the protein is encoded by the coding sequence ATGAACCCGATCTGGAACATGGCTCGCAAGGAGTTCAACGACGGTTTGCGCAACCGCTGGCTGTTGGCGATCAGCCTGTTGTTCGCGGTGCTGGCGACCGGCATTGCCTGGTTGGGCGCCGCGGCGTCCGGGCAAGTGGGCTTTACTTCGGTGCCCGCGACTATTGCCAGCCTGGCCAGCCTGGCGACCTTCCTCATGCCGCTGATTGCCTTGCTGCTGGCCTATGACGCCATCGTCGGCGAGGACGAGAGCGGTACCTTGCTGCTGTTACTGACGTATCCGCTGGGGCGCGGGCATATCCTGCTCGGCAAGTTCGTCGGCCACGGGTTGATCCTGGCGCTGGCGACGCTGATCGGCTTCGGCTGCGCGATGCTGGCGATTGCGCTGCTGGTGGATGAGGTCGAACTGAGCCTGCTGCTCTGGGCCTTTGGCCGTTTCATGCTGTCGTCGACCTTGCTGGGCTGGGGCTTTCTCGGCCTGGCCTATGGGCTGAGCAGTGTGTCTGCGGAAAAATCCACCGCGGCCGGGTTGGCGCTGGGGGTGTGGTTTTTCTTCGTGCTGGTGTTCGACCTGGCGTTGCTGGCGCTGCTGGTGCTCAGCGAAGGTCAGTTCAACCCGAAGATCCTGCCCTGGTTGCTGCTGCTCAATCCCGCCGACATCTACCGCCTGATCAACCTTTCCGGTTTTGAGCCCGGGGCCAATACCGCCGGGGTACTGACCCTGGGCAGCGATTTGCCGATGCCGGGCGCGATGCTGTGGCTGTGTCTGTCGCTGTGGGTGGCGGCACCGCTGGCCGCGGCCTGGCTGCTGTTCCGCCGTCGGGCGACTTGA
- a CDS encoding ABC transporter ATP-binding protein: MNVIDIEGVSQRYGHSTVLHQLNLSLAEGEVLGLFGHNGAGKTTCMKLVLGLLQASAGQVRVFGRLPSDPHVRRLLGYLPENVTFYPQLSGLETLRHFARLKGAAFTQVDGLLEEVGLAGVAHRRVKTYSKGMRQRLGLAQALLGAPRLLLLDEPTVGLDPIATRDLYRLLDRLRSQGTSVILCSHVLPGVEAHINRAAILTQGRLLALGSLHSLREEAGLPTLIRAHGLKHAGPLQQRWNNAGHVTQRWGVEGLEVAALNGSKLGLLRQLLNDDEPADVEIDPPSLEDIYRFYMGRAVATATGEAV, encoded by the coding sequence ATGAACGTCATCGACATCGAAGGTGTCAGCCAGCGCTACGGACACAGCACCGTGCTGCATCAGCTGAACCTGAGCCTGGCGGAAGGGGAAGTGCTGGGCTTGTTCGGCCACAACGGCGCGGGCAAGACCACCTGCATGAAGCTGGTGCTGGGATTGCTCCAGGCCAGCGCAGGGCAGGTGAGGGTATTCGGTCGATTGCCCAGTGATCCCCACGTTCGACGCCTGCTGGGCTATTTGCCGGAGAACGTGACCTTTTATCCGCAACTCAGTGGCCTGGAGACCTTGCGGCATTTCGCCCGACTCAAAGGCGCAGCGTTCACCCAGGTGGACGGGCTGCTTGAGGAAGTCGGCCTGGCGGGCGTGGCGCATCGGCGGGTCAAGACTTACTCCAAGGGGATGCGCCAACGCCTGGGGCTGGCGCAAGCCTTGCTCGGGGCGCCGCGCTTGTTGCTGCTCGACGAGCCGACCGTGGGTCTCGACCCGATCGCCACCCGGGACCTGTACCGATTGCTCGATCGCCTGCGCAGCCAGGGCACCAGCGTCATCCTGTGTTCCCACGTGTTGCCCGGGGTCGAGGCGCATATCAACCGCGCGGCGATTCTGACCCAGGGCCGTTTGCTGGCCCTGGGCAGTCTGCACAGCCTGCGGGAGGAAGCCGGGCTGCCGACGCTGATTCGCGCCCACGGGCTCAAGCATGCCGGGCCCTTGCAGCAGCGTTGGAACAATGCCGGGCATGTCACCCAGCGCTGGGGCGTGGAAGGTCTCGAAGTGGCCGCGCTCAATGGCAGCAAGCTCGGCCTGTTGCGCCAATTACTCAATGACGATGAACCGGCTGACGTGGAAATCGACCCGCCGTCGCTGGAAGATATCTACCGCTTCTACATGGGCCGCGCGGTTGCAACCGCAACCGGGGAGGCCGTATGA